In Onthophagus taurus isolate NC chromosome 6, IU_Otau_3.0, whole genome shotgun sequence, a genomic segment contains:
- the LOC111416748 gene encoding uncharacterized protein produces MTIPHRASVLLPIFDIFDYTLKNVSRCNYKNDSLPSHKHDENLDDTNTSNERSEANSIKDFRKETSKTNTHGNTFEQINDLNTIGRRVVDMDFILKQILSYQRHKPFECCTIDMVLIKETRKGLKSTFTLQCKICGLVDSIGTSSETSDLMNINEATILGAISTGIGYAQCQEFLNVLQVPFMRQETFKKAFCKVADVIHETASSSMEKAAEEEKQLAKEAGDIDEDGVPYITVIADGAWSKRSYGLNYDAASGVACIIGQRTSKLLYLGVRNKYCTICTMADRKGETTPQHVCSRNWTGTSTAMESDIIVKGFRCSIAMYGLKYLKLVGDGDSSVHRKFLAIKPYGSKLVQKIECRNHLLRNFCKKINELCGK; encoded by the exons ATGACTATTCCGCATAGAGCTTCAGTTTTGCTGCctatatttgatatatttgattatacattaaaaaatgtgagTAGGTGTAATTATAAAAACGATTCACTGCCATCTCATAAACATGACGAAAACTTGGACGATACCAACACATCAAACGAAAGATCTGAAGCAAACAGCATTAAAGATTTCAGAAAAGAAACAAGTAAAACAAATACCCACGGAAACACATTTGAACAAATAAATGATCTAAACACCATCGGTCGGCGAGTAGTTGACatggattttattttaaaacaaattttgtcgTACCAGCGCCATAAACCTTTCGAATGTTGTACAATTGATATGGTTCTGATAAAAGAGACTCGAAAAGGTTTAAAAAGTACTTTTACATTACAATGTAAAATATGTGGCTTAGTGGATAGCATCGGGACATCTTCGGAGACCTCAGATCTGATGAACATAAACGAGGCAACGATATTGGGTGCAATTTCAACCGGAATTGGCTACGCTCAATGTCAAgagtttttaaatgttttgcaAGTACCATTTATGCGACaggaaacatttaaaaaagcaTTTTGTAAAGTAGCCGATGTTATTCATGAAACAGCGTCAAGTTCAATGGAAAAAGCAGCAGAGGAAGAAAAGCAATTAGCTAAAGAAGCAGGAGATATAGATGAGGACGGAGTGCCGTATATTACTGTAATTGCTGATGGAGCCTGGAGCAAAAGGTCTTACGGATTAAACTATGACGCTGCGTCTGGGGTT GCCTGTATTATCGGACAGCGAACGTCTAAACTCCTGTATTTAGGAGTAAGAAACAAATATTGTACAATTTGTACCATGGCTGATAGGAAGGGGGAAACCACGCCACAACATGTTTGCTCACGAAATTGGACAGGAACCTCGACAGCAATGGAGAGTGACATAATTGTGAAAGGTTTTCGATGTAGCATTGCTATGTATGGTTTGAAATACCTCAAACTTGTAGGGGATGGTGATAGCAGTgttcatcgaaaatttttggCAATAAAACCATACGGAAGTAAGTTAGTTCAGAAAATAGAGTGTCGCAACCATCTACTAAGAAATTTCTGTAAGAAAATAAACGAATTATGCGGTAAGTAG